The sequence CAAGCAATTGAGCTTTTTCAAGAGACTCCAGGTATTGTCGCAGTTCTATTTGGTCTTCAGGATGACCATTACGATAATATTTATCTATCCACCACCGGACACGAGAGGCCTGATCTTTAATGACAATATCTCCATCCCTTTCAGGAAAAGGGTCCGGAATCCTATGATCACAACAAAAAAGGACAACTCCCGTATATTCCGGTTTTGCAGGAAGAAGATTTTTGAGATAGAGAGACTTCAGATCTTCTAAAATGGCAAGATCCGTTTTGCCTTGAAGCTGTTTCAGAGGTAGAGGAAAAGGCATTTCCAGTAATTGATAGCGTAGGATTTCCCCTTCATGGGTCAAATATTGACGAAGGATGATATCAGCTTTTTTTTTCATCAGACAGTCCTGCTCAAACAATCAGCCCTTGGTACCGGTGCTTGAGACACCTTCAATAATATATTTCTGCAAAAACATATAGAGGGCCAGTAGAGGCAGTATGGACAACACTCCTCCGGTGAGCAGAAGGTTCCATTTGGCCGTGTACTGAGACTGGAACTGAGTTAAGGCCATCGTAACGGTCATCAGTTTTTCTGAAGAGATGTAGAGAATCGGTCTCAGAAGATCATTCCAGTTATTCATGAAGGCAATGATGAACAGTGTGGCAGCCTGACTCTGGCTTTGAGGAAGATACAGTTTGAAATAAATTGTAAATGCTCCGGCACCGTCTACCGCTCCGGCATCCAGTAAGGAAGAAGGTACATTTTCAAAAAATTCTTTGTACATAAACGTTCCGAATGAACCCAATAGAAGACTTGGTACAATCAGGGGTAGATATGTGTCCAGCCAGTTTATTTTCATCATCAAAATGAATTCGGGAATTATGGTTACCTGGACCGGGATCATCATGGTTCCAAGAAGCAGAGCAAAGAGAACATTCCTCCCACGGAATTTCATCATGGCAAAAGTAAAGCCCGCTAAGGAACATGTCAGAACCTGTCCCATAGCCGATGTTCCAGCGACCATGAAGCTGTTCAGTGTATAACGGCCGAAATGGAAGGTTCCCAGGACCTGCTGGTAGTTTTCAAACATTCTGGGCGTAAAAAGGAGATCCGGGATGAGATTAGGGGGCACTTTGAATATACTGCTCTCCGTGTTGAATGAATTCATCAGCATCCACATAAAAGGGAACAGCATAGAAATCGCTGCCAGGGACAAAAGTATATAAATAAGACTGTTTTTTATTTTTTTCATAACAAATCCTCAGTATTGATAGTTTACCCAGTGCTTCTTCAAGGTAAAATTAAGAAGGGAAAACCCAGCCACCAGAGCAAGCAGGATATAAGCCACAGTGGATGCATAACCCATCCGGTAGTAGACAAAAGCATTCAGGAATACATCATAAACGAGGGTATTTGTTGCGTTTTGAGGTCCGCCTTTAGTCATTGCATATATAAGTTCAAAGTTTTTAAATGAGTCGATAATGGCAATGGATACAACAAAAAAAGTTGTGGGACTCAACAAGGGCAGGGTTATTGTAAAAAATGAACGTCTCGGGCTGGCTCCATCAATATGAGCAGCTTCCAGAAGGGACCTGGGAATTCCCTGTAGTCCTGCCAGGAATACAATCATATAATATCCTGCCATCTTCCAGACCTGGACTGATGCGACCGTAAACAGAGCTATACTCGTATCCCCCAGCCAGTAGGGCGGATTTATTCCCAGTTTTAAAAGCATTAAATTCAGAACTCCGTAATTGGGGCTTAGAATCCATGACCAGATTATTCCTACGGCAACGGCTGAGGTAACAACAGGAGTATAGAATGCGGATCTGAAAAAGCTGATCCCTTTAAAATTCCGGTTAAGTAAGACAGCCAGAAATAAGCCGATGACTGTTACACCAATGACATACATAAAGGCAAACAGCAGAGTATTGGATAAAACCTCAATAAATGAAGGATTATTGAAGA comes from Oceanispirochaeta sp. M1 and encodes:
- a CDS encoding carbohydrate ABC transporter permease, which codes for MKKIKNSLIYILLSLAAISMLFPFMWMLMNSFNTESSIFKVPPNLIPDLLFTPRMFENYQQVLGTFHFGRYTLNSFMVAGTSAMGQVLTCSLAGFTFAMMKFRGRNVLFALLLGTMMIPVQVTIIPEFILMMKINWLDTYLPLIVPSLLLGSFGTFMYKEFFENVPSSLLDAGAVDGAGAFTIYFKLYLPQSQSQAATLFIIAFMNNWNDLLRPILYISSEKLMTVTMALTQFQSQYTAKWNLLLTGGVLSILPLLALYMFLQKYIIEGVSSTGTKG
- a CDS encoding carbohydrate ABC transporter permease, whose amino-acid sequence is MKYSFSWYKKKDPWIFLLPTLLGLFVFRLGPIIGSFLLSFTDWDIIKKPNFIGLENYIELFNNPSFIEVLSNTLLFAFMYVIGVTVIGLFLAVLLNRNFKGISFFRSAFYTPVVTSAVAVGIIWSWILSPNYGVLNLMLLKLGINPPYWLGDTSIALFTVASVQVWKMAGYYMIVFLAGLQGIPRSLLEAAHIDGASPRRSFFTITLPLLSPTTFFVVSIAIIDSFKNFELIYAMTKGGPQNATNTLVYDVFLNAFVYYRMGYASTVAYILLALVAGFSLLNFTLKKHWVNYQY